A portion of the Pomacea canaliculata isolate SZHN2017 linkage group LG13, ASM307304v1, whole genome shotgun sequence genome contains these proteins:
- the LOC112554688 gene encoding uncharacterized protein LOC112554688, producing MTTTHNSPSRDLTSLGVNDALRLCEQTTDIDTILALTHHPAPSVRKRALVEMCPCRVQEDLSEFWERVFEMISDEDANVRYQVLHTLCDGSPAHLELRVAEALDTFNRDPDPKIRRKAHQCLTSYWRKGKWNIM from the exons ATGACGACCACCCACAACagtccgtcacgtgacctcacgtCGCTGGGAGTGAACGACGCTCTCCGTCTGTGTGAACAGACGACCGACATTGACACCATTCTGGCCTTGACCCATCACCCCGCGCCAAGTGTGCGGAAGCGAGCCCTCGTGGAGATGTGTCCTTGTCGTGTCCAAGAGGACCTGTCGGAATTCTGGGAACGAGTTTTTGAGATGATTTCTGATGAAGACGCTAATGTCAG ATACCAGGTACTCCATACCTTGTGTGATGGGTCACCTGCACACCTCGAATTGCGAGTGGCCGAAGCTCTGGACACATTCAATCGAGACCCTGACCCGAAGATTAGAAGGAAAGCCCACCAGTGTCTGACCTCGTACTGGCGCAAGGGCAAGTGGAACATCATGTGA